A stretch of the Cyprinus carpio isolate SPL01 chromosome B4, ASM1834038v1, whole genome shotgun sequence genome encodes the following:
- the LOC109077670 gene encoding protein LLP homolog isoform X1: MCLAAAVHTYTCIQRCSEDIFSIRMAKSLRSKRRRKMRAEKRKKVAPKELARLKTVLGQGEKGEVSMKDVAEIATVVPPEKVKQKPEDVEMQEEHADGGKMDLDTKRNKKTMLDDEGRYPVSMNQRNIKKVKAKRMATKGKPKMKKGLAW, from the exons ATGTGCTTAGCGGCAGCCGTACACACATACACGTGCATCCAGAGGTGCTCTGAAGATATAT TTTCAATCAGGATGGCAAAAAGTTTGCGAAGCAAAAGAAGGAGAAAGATGAGGgcggagaaaagaaagaaagttgcCCCCAAAGAACTGGCTCGACTCAAAACAGTGCTGGGTCAGGGAGAGAAAGGAGAGGTCAGTATGAAAGATGTGGCTGAGATCGCCACCGTGGTGCCGCCTGAGAAAGTGAAGCAGAAGCCAGAGGATGTGGAGATGCAGGAAGAACATG CGGATGGTGGAAAGATGGATTTAGACACTAAACGCAATAAAAAGACAATGTTGGACGATGAAGGACGGTATCCGGTTTCGATGAACCAAAGGAATATAAAGAAGGTGAAAGCCAAACGTATGGCTACAAAAGGAAAACCTAAGATGAAGAAGGGGCTCGCCTGGTAG
- the LOC109077632 gene encoding src substrate cortactin-like isoform X3: MWKSVVGHDVNVKVESEGDDWETDPNFENDVSEQEQRWGSRTIEGSGRKEHISIADLRQKVSREHEVVKKKELDQGPKASYGYGGKFGVEKDRMDKGALGHSYVAEVEKHSSQTDAAKGFGGKFGVQKDRVDKSAMNYEYKGEVQQHASQKDYAKGFGGKYGVQKERVDKAAVGYDYKGETEKHQSQKDYAKGFGGKYGVEKEKVDKAAVGYDYKGETEKHQSQKDYAKGFGGRYGVEADRMDKSAASFNDMESPSSSYEKPQAFEASSVGAGNLKARFENMAKASDEENRKKAEEERVRRLAREKREREEAQCKQEEQSKREEEEENQRPPPVPASQNPPETFRRLPEIPRDEPEEEAQVEEEPEYEEPPLLPPRSADLIEEKEDEEEEQTYAECEPAPVPQEEDYEDISSFATAAADNDYEDLCVAGQTATAIYDYQGEASDEISFMPGDIITNVEMVDEGWWKGTCHGRTGLFPATFVELQ; this comes from the exons ATGTGGAAATCTGTGGTGGGACATGATGTTAATGTGAAGGTCGAATCGGAGGGGGACGACTGGGAAACAGATCCGAATTTTGAG AATGATGTATCAGAGCAGGAGCAGAGATGGGGTTCCAGAACCATAGAAGGATCAGGTCGAAAAGAACACATCAg catTGCAGATCTCAGGCAGAAAGTGTCTCGGGAACATGAAGTGGTTAAGAAGAAAGAGCTGGACCAGGGCCCTAAAGCCTCTTACGGCTATGGAGGGAAATTTGGAGTTGAGAAAGACAGAATGGACAAG GGTGCTTTAGGGCACAGCTATGTGGCGGAGGTAGAAAAGCACTCATCCCAGACAGATGCAGCAAAGGGTTTCGGGGGGAAATTTGGTGTCCAGAAGGACCGTGTGGACAAG TCTGCCATGAACTATGAGTATAAGGGTGAGGTACAGCAGCATGCATCTCAGAAAG ATTATGCTAAAGGTTTTGGTGGCAAGTATGGTGTGCAGAAAGAGAGGGTTGACAAGGCCGCGGTTGGTTACGATTATAAAGGCGAGACTGAGAAACACCAGTCACAGAAAG ACTACGCAAAAGGCTTCGGGGGGAAATACGGAGTGGAAAAAGAAAAGGTTGACAAGGCTGCTGTGGGTTACGACTACAAAGGAGAAACAGAGAAACATCAGTCGCAGAAAG ACTATGCAAAGGGTTTTGGAGGACGTTATGGAGTCGAAGCAGATCGCATGGATAAG AGTGCAGCTTCATTCAATGATATGGAGTCACCATCATCATCTTATGAAAAGCCTCAGGCTTTTGAGGCCT CAAGTGTAGGAGCTGGAAACCTTAAGGCTCGCTTTGAGAACATGGCGAAGGCCTCAGATGAGGAGAATAGAAAGAAAGCAGAGGAGGAGAGAGTCAGAAGACTCGCTCGAGAGAAGAGAGAACGGGAAGAGGCACAATGCAAACAAGAG GAGCAGAGCAAGcgtgaagaggaggaagagaacCAGAGACCACCACCTGTGCCAGCATCCCAGAATCCTCCAGAGACATTCAGAAGACTGCCTGAAATTCCCAGAGATGAACCAGAGGAAGAAGCTCAG GTAGAGGAGGAGCCTGAATACGAGGAGCCGCCATTACTGCCGCCCCGCTCAGCTGACCTGATCGAAGAGAaagaggacgaggaggaggagcAAACTTATGCCGAATGTGAACCTGCCCCTGTACCTCAGGAAGAAGATTATGAGGATATTAGCTCATTTGCTACTGCAG CTGCTGATAATGACTATGAAGATCTATGTGTGGCAGGACAAACAGCCACGGCTATTTATGACTACCAAGGAG AGGCCAGCGACGAGATCTCCTTCATGCCAGGTGACATCATCACTAACGTGGAGATGGTGGATGAGGGTTGGTGGAAAGGAACGTGTCATGGTCGCACAGGCCTGTTTCCTGCCACTTTTGTGGAGCTCCAGTAG
- the LOC109077632 gene encoding src substrate cortactin-like isoform X2 has product MWKSVVGHDVNVKVESEGDDWETDPNFENDVSEQEQRWGSRTIEGSGRKEHISIADLRQKVSREHEVVKKKELDQGPKASYGYGGKFGVEKDRMDKGALGHSYVAEVEKHSSQTDAAKGFGGKFGVQKDRVDKSAMNYEYKGEVQQHASQKDYAKGFGGKYGVQKERVDKAAVGYDYKGETEKHQSQKDYAKGFGGKYGVEKEKVDKAALGYDYKGETEKHQSQKDYAKGFGGRYGVEADRMDKSAASFNDMESPSSSYEKPQAFEASSVGAGNLKARFENMAKASDEENRKKAEEERVRRLAREKREREEAQCKQEEQSKREEEEENQRPPPVPASQNPPETFRRLPEIPRDEPEEEAQVEEEPEYEEPPLLPPRSADLIEEKEDEEEEQTYAECEPAPVPQEEDYEDISSFATAAADNDYEDLCVAGQTATAIYDYQGEASDEISFMPGDIITNVEMVDEGWWKGTCHGRTGLFPATFVELQ; this is encoded by the exons ATGTGGAAATCTGTGGTGGGACATGATGTTAATGTGAAGGTCGAATCGGAGGGGGACGACTGGGAAACAGATCCGAATTTTGAG AATGATGTATCAGAGCAGGAGCAGAGATGGGGTTCCAGAACCATAGAAGGATCAGGTCGAAAAGAACACATCAg catTGCAGATCTCAGGCAGAAAGTGTCTCGGGAACATGAAGTGGTTAAGAAGAAAGAGCTGGACCAGGGCCCTAAAGCCTCTTACGGCTATGGAGGGAAATTTGGAGTTGAGAAAGACAGAATGGACAAG GGTGCTTTAGGGCACAGCTATGTGGCGGAGGTAGAAAAGCACTCATCCCAGACAGATGCAGCAAAGGGTTTCGGGGGGAAATTTGGTGTCCAGAAGGACCGTGTGGACAAG TCTGCCATGAACTATGAGTATAAGGGTGAGGTACAGCAGCATGCATCTCAGAAAG ATTATGCTAAAGGTTTTGGTGGCAAGTATGGTGTGCAGAAAGAGAGGGTTGACAAGGCCGCGGTTGGTTACGATTATAAAGGCGAGACTGAGAAACACCAGTCACAGAAAG ACTATGCAAAAGGCTTCGGGGGGAAATACGGAGTGGAAAAAGAAAAGGTTGACAAGGCTGCTTTGGGTTATGACTATAAAGGAGAAACAGAGAAACATCAGTCGCAGAAAG ACTATGCAAAGGGTTTTGGAGGACGTTATGGAGTCGAAGCAGATCGCATGGATAAG AGTGCAGCTTCATTCAATGATATGGAGTCACCATCATCATCTTATGAAAAGCCTCAGGCTTTTGAGGCCT CAAGTGTAGGAGCTGGAAACCTTAAGGCTCGCTTTGAGAACATGGCGAAGGCCTCAGATGAGGAGAATAGAAAGAAAGCAGAGGAGGAGAGAGTCAGAAGACTCGCTCGAGAGAAGAGAGAACGGGAAGAGGCACAATGCAAACAAGAG GAGCAGAGCAAGcgtgaagaggaggaagagaacCAGAGACCACCACCTGTGCCAGCATCCCAGAATCCTCCAGAGACATTCAGAAGACTGCCTGAAATTCCCAGAGATGAACCAGAGGAAGAAGCTCAG GTAGAGGAGGAGCCTGAATACGAGGAGCCGCCATTACTGCCGCCCCGCTCAGCTGACCTGATCGAAGAGAaagaggacgaggaggaggagcAAACTTATGCCGAATGTGAACCTGCCCCTGTACCTCAGGAAGAAGATTATGAGGATATTAGCTCATTTGCTACTGCAG CTGCTGATAATGACTATGAAGATCTATGTGTGGCAGGACAAACAGCCACGGCTATTTATGACTACCAAGGAG AGGCCAGCGACGAGATCTCCTTCATGCCAGGTGACATCATCACTAACGTGGAGATGGTGGATGAGGGTTGGTGGAAAGGAACGTGTCATGGTCGCACAGGCCTGTTTCCTGCCACTTTTGTGGAGCTCCAGTAG
- the LOC109077670 gene encoding protein LLP homolog isoform X2, translated as MAKSLRSKRRRKMRAEKRKKVAPKELARLKTVLGQGEKGEVSMKDVAEIATVVPPEKVKQKPEDVEMQEEHADGGKMDLDTKRNKKTMLDDEGRYPVSMNQRNIKKVKAKRMATKGKPKMKKGLAW; from the exons ATGGCAAAAAGTTTGCGAAGCAAAAGAAGGAGAAAGATGAGGgcggagaaaagaaagaaagttgcCCCCAAAGAACTGGCTCGACTCAAAACAGTGCTGGGTCAGGGAGAGAAAGGAGAGGTCAGTATGAAAGATGTGGCTGAGATCGCCACCGTGGTGCCGCCTGAGAAAGTGAAGCAGAAGCCAGAGGATGTGGAGATGCAGGAAGAACATG CGGATGGTGGAAAGATGGATTTAGACACTAAACGCAATAAAAAGACAATGTTGGACGATGAAGGACGGTATCCGGTTTCGATGAACCAAAGGAATATAAAGAAGGTGAAAGCCAAACGTATGGCTACAAAAGGAAAACCTAAGATGAAGAAGGGGCTCGCCTGGTAG
- the LOC109077632 gene encoding src substrate cortactin-like isoform X1: protein MWKSVVGHDVNVKVESEGDDWETDPNFENDVSEQEQRWGSRTIEGSGRKEHISIADLRQKVSREHEVVKKKELDQGPKASYGYGGKFGVEKDRMDKGALGHSYVAEVEKHSSQTDAAKGFGGKFGVQKDRVDKSAMNYEYKGEVQQHASQKDYAKGFGGKYGVQKERVDKAAVGYDYKGETEKHQSQKDYAKGFGGKYGVEKEKVDKAAVGYDYKGETEKHQSQKDYAKGFGGKYGVEKEKVDKAALGYDYKGETEKHQSQKDYAKGFGGRYGVEADRMDKSAASFNDMESPSSSYEKPQAFEASSVGAGNLKARFENMAKASDEENRKKAEEERVRRLAREKREREEAQCKQEEQSKREEEEENQRPPPVPASQNPPETFRRLPEIPRDEPEEEAQVEEEPEYEEPPLLPPRSADLIEEKEDEEEEQTYAECEPAPVPQEEDYEDISSFATAAADNDYEDLCVAGQTATAIYDYQGEASDEISFMPGDIITNVEMVDEGWWKGTCHGRTGLFPATFVELQ from the exons ATGTGGAAATCTGTGGTGGGACATGATGTTAATGTGAAGGTCGAATCGGAGGGGGACGACTGGGAAACAGATCCGAATTTTGAG AATGATGTATCAGAGCAGGAGCAGAGATGGGGTTCCAGAACCATAGAAGGATCAGGTCGAAAAGAACACATCAg catTGCAGATCTCAGGCAGAAAGTGTCTCGGGAACATGAAGTGGTTAAGAAGAAAGAGCTGGACCAGGGCCCTAAAGCCTCTTACGGCTATGGAGGGAAATTTGGAGTTGAGAAAGACAGAATGGACAAG GGTGCTTTAGGGCACAGCTATGTGGCGGAGGTAGAAAAGCACTCATCCCAGACAGATGCAGCAAAGGGTTTCGGGGGGAAATTTGGTGTCCAGAAGGACCGTGTGGACAAG TCTGCCATGAACTATGAGTATAAGGGTGAGGTACAGCAGCATGCATCTCAGAAAG ATTATGCTAAAGGTTTTGGTGGCAAGTATGGTGTGCAGAAAGAGAGGGTTGACAAGGCCGCGGTTGGTTACGATTATAAAGGCGAGACTGAGAAACACCAGTCACAGAAAG ACTACGCAAAAGGCTTCGGGGGGAAATACGGAGTGGAAAAAGAAAAGGTTGACAAGGCTGCTGTGGGTTACGACTACAAAGGAGAAACAGAGAAACATCAGTCGCAGAAAG ACTATGCAAAAGGCTTCGGGGGGAAATACGGAGTGGAAAAAGAAAAGGTTGACAAGGCTGCTTTGGGTTATGACTATAAAGGAGAAACAGAGAAACATCAGTCGCAGAAAG ACTATGCAAAGGGTTTTGGAGGACGTTATGGAGTCGAAGCAGATCGCATGGATAAG AGTGCAGCTTCATTCAATGATATGGAGTCACCATCATCATCTTATGAAAAGCCTCAGGCTTTTGAGGCCT CAAGTGTAGGAGCTGGAAACCTTAAGGCTCGCTTTGAGAACATGGCGAAGGCCTCAGATGAGGAGAATAGAAAGAAAGCAGAGGAGGAGAGAGTCAGAAGACTCGCTCGAGAGAAGAGAGAACGGGAAGAGGCACAATGCAAACAAGAG GAGCAGAGCAAGcgtgaagaggaggaagagaacCAGAGACCACCACCTGTGCCAGCATCCCAGAATCCTCCAGAGACATTCAGAAGACTGCCTGAAATTCCCAGAGATGAACCAGAGGAAGAAGCTCAG GTAGAGGAGGAGCCTGAATACGAGGAGCCGCCATTACTGCCGCCCCGCTCAGCTGACCTGATCGAAGAGAaagaggacgaggaggaggagcAAACTTATGCCGAATGTGAACCTGCCCCTGTACCTCAGGAAGAAGATTATGAGGATATTAGCTCATTTGCTACTGCAG CTGCTGATAATGACTATGAAGATCTATGTGTGGCAGGACAAACAGCCACGGCTATTTATGACTACCAAGGAG AGGCCAGCGACGAGATCTCCTTCATGCCAGGTGACATCATCACTAACGTGGAGATGGTGGATGAGGGTTGGTGGAAAGGAACGTGTCATGGTCGCACAGGCCTGTTTCCTGCCACTTTTGTGGAGCTCCAGTAG